The Chengkuizengella sediminis genome segment AAGAGCAGTTTCAAACGATATTTTACAACTTTTAAAAGAGTATGATGTGCAGGCTACTTTTTTTATGTTAGAGCCAAGTATGAGAAAATACGCTGAATCAGTACAGCAAATGGTCGCTGATGGCCATTCTGTGGGCTTGCATGGTGTAACTCATAACAAAAATTCATTTTATGCATCTCGAAACTCTGTCATTAGTGAAATGAATCTCACACAACAAACCTTAGAAGAAATTACAGGCATTACGTCTTTTTTAATTCGCACGCCATATGGGAGCAGACCCTATATGACCGATGAATATATGAATGAAGTGAGTGAAAATAATTATCTACTTTGGGATTGGAATATAGATAGTTTAGATTGGAAGTTTAGAAATGAACAGTATGTAAATCATGTTATTACTCAAATAAAACAAAAAGAAGGTTCGGAAGAACCCGTTGTTATCCTCTTACATGAAATTCCTGAAACGTTGCAATCCTTACCTCTATTATTGGATTACCTTGAGGAAAATGGGTATGGATTTGGGAAACTAAATGAGCGTATGGAGCCAGTACAATTTTAAAATAGAAGAGATAGTCTTACGAACTGTTAAATACAAAATAAAAAGTACCCATTAAAGTGGACGGTTAAAATAACCTACTCTATAAGGTACTTTCCATCTATAAAAATTCAAAAT includes the following:
- a CDS encoding polysaccharide deacetylase family protein, with product MFKQPELLTGHKQEKNIQRTIKPFKIKKIAILLFFCIFVFISLQQFTFGGTKHLYSSINSENNILTDATLQPNIEISDIKPTNSLESSNIEKQNDEVILNSEKLEDITYDHKNENKKMVYLTFDDGPRAVSNDILQLLKEYDVQATFFMLEPSMRKYAESVQQMVADGHSVGLHGVTHNKNSFYASRNSVISEMNLTQQTLEEITGITSFLIRTPYGSRPYMTDEYMNEVSENNYLLWDWNIDSLDWKFRNEQYVNHVITQIKQKEGSEEPVVILLHEIPETLQSLPLLLDYLEENGYGFGKLNERMEPVQF